In Corynebacterium afermentans subsp. afermentans, a genomic segment contains:
- a CDS encoding single-stranded DNA-binding protein, translating to MANIDYTLLGNLIAEPHFKTFNSGNAVLRFRVATSDAKKEKNDNGNEVWRDYNQFYVDVECWGQLAINAGASLRKGFPVIVIGKLVHEYWEGKDDKGEPVLRSKTMVKARHVAFDLARYQVNSVRTSVSGNTLEGHEMPQAMDAKALNRKLNGEEDDNPEPESGWDSLSDTPAVEEHRVSAEDVDGVSRTDADTDTDTEGEELAAAGAPF from the coding sequence ATGGCCAACATCGACTACACGCTGCTCGGCAACCTCATCGCCGAGCCGCACTTCAAAACCTTCAACTCCGGCAACGCCGTGCTGCGCTTCCGCGTGGCCACCTCGGACGCGAAGAAAGAAAAGAACGACAACGGCAACGAGGTCTGGCGGGACTACAACCAGTTCTACGTCGACGTCGAGTGCTGGGGCCAGCTCGCGATCAACGCTGGCGCGTCGCTGCGCAAGGGCTTCCCGGTGATTGTCATCGGCAAGCTTGTCCACGAGTACTGGGAAGGCAAAGACGACAAGGGCGAGCCGGTCCTGCGGTCCAAGACCATGGTCAAAGCACGCCATGTGGCGTTCGATCTCGCGCGCTACCAGGTCAACTCGGTGCGCACGTCAGTCTCCGGCAACACGCTCGAAGGCCACGAGATGCCTCAGGCGATGGACGCCAAGGCGCTGAACAGGAAGCTCAACGGCGAGGAAGACGACAACCCCGAGCCGGAGAGCGGCTGGGATAGCCTGTCGGACACTCCGGCGGTGGAAGAGCACCGCGTCAGCGCAGAGGACGTCGACGGGGTGAGCCGCACCGACGCCGACACCGACACAGACACGGAAGGCGAGGAGCTCGCCGCCGCCGGCGCGCCCTTCTAA
- a CDS encoding cystathionine gamma-synthase — protein sequence MTGFATDAIHAGYEPDSLYGPINTPIYASTTFAQDGLAQLRGGYEYTRVGNPTVTALEKAVAALEGAEYAVAYSSGMAAIDVILRILLKPGDHIVVSNDAYGGTYRLIQQVFTQWGVENTVVDMTNPEEVAAAVQDNTKAIWVETPTNPMLDIVDIEAIAAVKQQAALVVDNTFASPYLQKPFELGADVVVHSTTKYIGGHSDVVGGIVCGDDSRVPGFHEQLRFFFGWVGANPSPFDTYLTGRGLKTLSVRMDKHCDNAEAVAKFLDAQPQVARVCYPGLETHPAHDVAAKQMTRFGGMVSVLFQTTEQAKAFCKSTKLFCLAESLGGVESLLEHPATMTHVSVAGSALEVPGELVRISVGIEEEADLIADLEQALTRL from the coding sequence ATGACTGGATTTGCTACCGACGCCATTCACGCCGGCTACGAACCCGACAGCCTGTACGGGCCGATCAACACGCCGATCTACGCCTCCACCACCTTCGCCCAGGACGGGCTGGCTCAGCTGCGCGGCGGCTACGAGTACACCCGCGTGGGCAACCCCACCGTCACCGCCTTAGAAAAGGCCGTCGCCGCTTTGGAGGGCGCCGAGTACGCCGTCGCGTACTCCTCGGGCATGGCGGCTATCGACGTCATCCTGCGCATCCTGCTCAAACCCGGCGACCACATCGTCGTGTCCAACGACGCCTACGGCGGCACCTACCGCCTGATCCAGCAGGTGTTCACGCAGTGGGGCGTGGAAAACACCGTGGTGGACATGACCAACCCGGAAGAAGTCGCCGCCGCCGTGCAGGACAACACCAAGGCCATCTGGGTGGAAACGCCGACGAACCCGATGCTGGACATCGTGGACATCGAGGCGATCGCGGCCGTGAAGCAGCAGGCCGCGCTGGTGGTGGACAACACCTTCGCCTCCCCGTACCTGCAAAAGCCGTTCGAGCTCGGGGCGGATGTGGTGGTGCACTCCACCACGAAGTACATCGGCGGCCACTCGGACGTCGTCGGCGGCATCGTCTGCGGCGACGATTCCCGCGTGCCCGGCTTTCACGAGCAGCTGCGCTTCTTCTTCGGCTGGGTCGGCGCGAACCCGTCGCCGTTCGACACCTACCTCACCGGCCGCGGCCTGAAGACGCTGTCGGTGCGCATGGATAAGCACTGCGACAACGCGGAGGCCGTCGCAAAGTTTCTCGACGCCCAGCCGCAGGTCGCCCGCGTGTGCTACCCGGGCCTTGAAACCCACCCCGCCCACGACGTCGCGGCGAAGCAGATGACCCGCTTCGGCGGCATGGTCTCCGTGCTGTTCCAGACCACCGAGCAGGCCAAAGCCTTCTGCAAGTCCACCAAGCTGTTCTGCCTGGCGGAGTCCCTTGGCGGCGTGGAGAGCCTGCTCGAGCACCCCGCCACCATGACGCACGTTTCCGTCGCCGGTTCCGCGCTCGAGGTGCCGGGCGAGCTCGTGCGCATCTCGGTGGGCATCGAGGAGGAGGCCGACCTCATCGCCGACCTCGAGCAGGCGCTTACGCGCTTGTAG
- a CDS encoding acyl-CoA thioesterase, translating to MAEPNRIHVHTIPVRWSDFDRYGHVTNSAYIELAQEARLAFAQEFFFSQGHEFVVFVRRLEVDYVRPILPNTTAVTVETQVANVGNTSFTTRQEIKDAQGKVCCVIECVQVTVDTTTTSPREITQKEIGILSQTAGA from the coding sequence ATGGCTGAGCCGAACAGGATCCACGTCCACACTATCCCGGTGCGCTGGAGCGACTTCGACCGCTACGGGCACGTGACCAACTCCGCCTACATCGAGCTCGCCCAGGAGGCGCGCCTGGCGTTCGCCCAGGAGTTCTTCTTCTCCCAGGGCCACGAGTTCGTGGTGTTCGTGCGCCGCCTCGAGGTGGACTACGTCCGCCCGATCCTGCCCAACACCACGGCGGTGACGGTGGAGACGCAGGTGGCCAACGTGGGCAACACGTCGTTCACCACCCGCCAGGAGATCAAGGACGCGCAGGGCAAGGTCTGCTGCGTGATCGAGTGCGTGCAGGTCACGGTGGATACCACCACGACCTCGCCGCGCGAGATCACGCAGAAGGAGATCGGCATCCTGTCGCAGACTGCCGGGGCGTAA
- a CDS encoding mechanosensitive ion channel family protein, translating into MKAQTETVEKVDDAVDGVTNWWNDPATHELMVERPLKILLILIVALVLSWVARKVINRATRHGIERTPLITPEVDDTLQSRAQEARRAQRMKTLGNVGRSVAAIVIWTWAALAVLDQLGVNVAPLIASAGVVGVAIGFGAQSLVKDFFSGMFILIENQFGVGDTIQVGDVVGEVEEMSLRITTLRDIDGALWHVRNGDINLVGNHSARFSTARLQIPVSVMANPDKVSRVIEDTAVAACQDPEIRDVVMGSPTMLGPSEFNPTYVSFRLAVTTMPGEQWGVARHLNHRILAALHEQDVVLTAMDSVLVEMKENNGNRS; encoded by the coding sequence ATGAAAGCGCAAACAGAAACTGTCGAAAAGGTCGACGACGCCGTCGACGGCGTCACCAACTGGTGGAACGACCCAGCCACCCACGAACTCATGGTGGAACGCCCCCTGAAAATCCTGCTGATCCTCATCGTGGCGCTGGTGCTGAGCTGGGTGGCGCGCAAAGTAATCAACCGCGCCACACGCCACGGCATTGAGCGCACGCCCTTGATCACGCCGGAGGTGGACGACACTCTCCAGTCCCGCGCACAGGAAGCCCGCCGCGCGCAACGCATGAAAACACTGGGCAACGTGGGCCGGTCTGTGGCCGCGATTGTGATCTGGACGTGGGCGGCTCTGGCGGTGCTGGATCAGCTTGGCGTGAACGTCGCGCCGCTGATCGCTTCCGCCGGCGTGGTTGGCGTGGCTATCGGTTTTGGCGCACAGTCGCTGGTGAAGGACTTCTTCTCCGGCATGTTCATTCTCATTGAGAACCAGTTCGGCGTCGGCGACACCATCCAGGTCGGCGATGTAGTGGGCGAGGTGGAGGAGATGTCGCTGCGGATTACCACGCTGCGCGACATCGACGGCGCCCTGTGGCATGTGCGCAACGGCGACATCAACCTGGTGGGTAACCATTCCGCCCGTTTTTCCACGGCGCGCCTGCAGATCCCGGTGTCTGTCATGGCAAACCCGGACAAGGTGTCGCGCGTCATCGAGGACACGGCGGTGGCGGCGTGTCAGGACCCGGAGATACGCGATGTGGTCATGGGCTCCCCGACCATGCTTGGCCCCAGCGAGTTCAACCCGACGTACGTGTCCTTCCGCCTTGCCGTGACCACGATGCCGGGCGAGCAGTGGGGCGTGGCGCGCCACTTGAACCACCGGATCCTCGCGGCGCTGCACGAGCAGGACGTGGTGCTCACGGCGATGGATTCTGTGCTTGTAGAGATGAAGGAGAACAATGGAAATCGGTCCTAA
- a CDS encoding globin, which yields MEIGPKQEQTLYDAVGGDPFFHRLVKGFYTQVKKDDLIGPMYPDQDWDGAQDRLRWFLVQYWGGPRLFQEKRGNPMLRKRHLPFAIGEAEADRWLELMGNSMEQFSDDELPPAYRAQMWNHMQRVAYMMINQGPRAY from the coding sequence ATGGAAATCGGTCCTAAGCAGGAGCAAACGCTTTACGACGCCGTCGGTGGCGACCCGTTCTTCCACCGCCTCGTCAAAGGCTTTTACACCCAGGTCAAAAAGGACGACCTCATCGGCCCGATGTACCCGGACCAGGATTGGGACGGCGCGCAGGACCGCCTGCGCTGGTTCTTGGTGCAGTACTGGGGCGGCCCCCGCCTCTTCCAGGAAAAGCGCGGCAACCCGATGCTGCGCAAGCGCCACCTCCCGTTCGCCATCGGCGAGGCCGAGGCGGACCGTTGGCTTGAGCTCATGGGCAATTCCATGGAGCAGTTTTCTGACGACGAGCTCCCGCCCGCCTACCGCGCCCAGATGTGGAACCACATGCAGCGCGTGGCATACATGATGATCAACCAGGGCCCGCGCGCCTACTAG
- the ettA gene encoding energy-dependent translational throttle protein EttA produces MAEFIYTMKNVRRAIGEKVILDNVTMAFYPGAKIGVVGPNGAGKSSLLKIMAGIDQPNNGEAFLQPGASVGILLQEPPLNEEKTVRGNVEEGLGELFEKKQRFEAIAEEMATNYSDELMEEMGKLQEELDAADAWEIDSKIEQAMEALRCPPSDAPVTNLSGGERRRVALAKLLLSEPDLLLLDEPTNHLDAESVLWLERHLQTYPGAVLAITHDRYFLDNVAEWICEVDRGKLYPYEGNYSTYLEKKAERLEVAGKKDQKLQKRLKKELDWVRSSAKARQAKNKARLERYEEMAAEAEQYRKLDFEEIQIPTPPRLGNKVVEVENLNKGFDGRVLIKDLSFTLPRNGIVGVIGPNGVGKSTLFKTIVGLEEADSGSVEVGDTVKISYVDQNRENINPEETVWEVVSDGLDYIHVGQNEMPSRAYLSAFGFKGPDQQKPSKVLSGGERNRLNLALTLKQGGNLILLDEPTNDLDVETLGSLENALQAFPGCAVVISHDRWFLDRTCTHILAWEGNVEEGKWFWFEGNFGDYEANKVERLGEEAAKPSRVTHRKLTR; encoded by the coding sequence GTGGCTGAGTTCATCTACACGATGAAAAACGTCCGCCGAGCCATCGGCGAGAAGGTCATCCTGGACAACGTCACCATGGCGTTTTACCCGGGCGCAAAGATCGGCGTCGTGGGCCCGAACGGCGCCGGTAAGTCGTCGCTGCTGAAGATCATGGCCGGCATCGACCAGCCGAACAACGGCGAGGCGTTCCTCCAGCCGGGCGCGTCCGTGGGCATCCTTTTGCAGGAGCCGCCGCTGAACGAGGAAAAGACCGTGCGCGGCAACGTCGAGGAAGGCCTCGGCGAGCTGTTTGAGAAAAAGCAGCGCTTCGAGGCCATCGCCGAGGAAATGGCGACGAACTACTCCGACGAGCTCATGGAGGAAATGGGCAAGCTGCAGGAAGAGCTCGACGCGGCCGACGCGTGGGAAATCGACTCCAAGATCGAGCAGGCCATGGAGGCCCTTCGCTGCCCGCCTTCCGACGCACCGGTGACCAACCTGTCCGGTGGCGAGCGCCGTCGAGTAGCACTTGCGAAACTGCTGCTGAGCGAACCGGACCTGCTGCTCCTCGACGAGCCCACCAACCACCTCGACGCCGAAAGTGTCCTGTGGCTGGAGAGGCACCTGCAGACCTACCCGGGTGCTGTGCTGGCCATTACCCACGACCGCTACTTCCTGGACAACGTCGCCGAGTGGATCTGCGAGGTCGACCGCGGCAAGCTCTACCCGTACGAGGGCAACTACTCCACCTACCTGGAGAAGAAGGCCGAGCGCCTCGAGGTCGCCGGCAAGAAGGACCAGAAGCTGCAGAAGCGCCTGAAGAAGGAACTGGACTGGGTCCGCTCTTCCGCGAAGGCCCGCCAGGCCAAGAACAAGGCCCGTCTGGAGCGCTACGAGGAGATGGCGGCAGAGGCCGAGCAGTACCGCAAGCTCGACTTCGAAGAAATCCAGATCCCCACCCCGCCGCGCCTGGGCAACAAGGTCGTCGAGGTGGAGAACCTGAACAAGGGCTTCGACGGCCGCGTGCTGATCAAGGACCTGTCGTTCACCCTGCCGCGCAACGGCATCGTCGGCGTGATCGGCCCCAACGGTGTGGGCAAGTCCACGCTGTTCAAGACCATCGTGGGCCTCGAGGAAGCCGATTCCGGCTCCGTGGAGGTCGGCGACACCGTCAAGATCTCCTACGTTGACCAGAACCGCGAAAACATCAACCCGGAGGAGACCGTCTGGGAGGTCGTCTCCGACGGCCTGGACTACATCCACGTCGGCCAGAACGAAATGCCGTCGCGCGCCTACCTGTCCGCCTTCGGCTTCAAGGGCCCGGACCAGCAGAAGCCGTCCAAGGTGCTCTCCGGCGGCGAGCGCAACCGCCTGAACCTGGCGCTGACGCTGAAGCAGGGCGGCAACCTGATCCTGCTGGACGAGCCGACCAACGACCTCGACGTCGAAACGCTCGGCTCGCTGGAAAACGCGCTGCAGGCCTTCCCGGGCTGTGCCGTGGTGATCTCGCACGACCGCTGGTTCCTGGACCGCACCTGTACCCACATCCTGGCCTGGGAGGGCAACGTGGAAGAGGGCAAGTGGTTCTGGTTCGAGGGCAACTTCGGCGACTACGAGGCCAACAAGGTCGAGCGCCTCGGCGAGGAAGCCGCGAAGCCGTCGCGCGTCACCCACCGCAAGCTCACCCGATAG
- the pepN gene encoding aminopeptidase N: MKTNLTRKDAQARAELISNVRYDIAVDITGADEFTTVSTVHFDSKAGTTHFDLVAAGFEATLDGDETGRELSLDDGAHTLVVTSHDAYNRTGEGLHKFTDPVDGKDYLYTQFEPAMAMKVFAGFDQPDLKATYKVSVKAPERYTVILNEAATRTGNGDGTSTWTTVIDYPLSTYLIAICAGEFERISDTYDAGDGRTIELGLYARASLIPHMDSERLFRQTKDGFDFYHANFGRTYPFGDKYDQVFCPEYNMGAMEHVGCVTYRDEYVFTSEPTPYRLERRNDTILHEMAHMWFGDLVTMQWWDDLWLNESFATWSAATAQTAIGEYADAWTTFASVEKAWAYQQDQLPSTHPIAADAPDIETAEQNFDGITYAKGASVLKQLQAYVGYEEFFAGVRRHFDNHAYSNATFDDLLGALEEASGRDLSGWAEKWLRTTGPSTLRPEIGEGFAVLQEDPRPHRVRVGLYKLIDASVTRVKQIETDIDGERTELPELAGVEHDLAIVNDDDLTYAKMRLTPEHQKFALEHIGEIEDPLARTVIWSSLWESVRDGELAAREFVKLVAAHAPSETHPSVQERLLAQATQAVRQYVDPAWQGEGMDLLNAAFRGAQPAAIFDRALARLTPTEDTVTYFKELLERSDNQEVRWLAITNLIAAGALPLEAAEKEQDNTSEGAISRLRARAVVDKRWAWQKLVEDDLTNLEARYLMDGLTFTYDGLEGLTDEYFRQAPALWDRLTNEMAQRTLEGMYPRWDVTAAAVDKANALLGGDAPAGLKRVIAEGQDRIARAVRNREVDATSA, encoded by the coding sequence ATGAAGACAAATTTGACTCGCAAGGACGCGCAGGCGCGCGCTGAACTGATTTCGAACGTCCGCTACGACATCGCCGTGGACATCACCGGGGCGGACGAGTTCACCACTGTAAGCACCGTCCATTTCGATTCGAAGGCGGGCACGACCCACTTCGACCTGGTCGCGGCCGGGTTCGAGGCCACCCTCGACGGCGACGAGACGGGCCGGGAGCTTTCGCTTGACGACGGCGCCCACACCCTGGTCGTCACCTCCCACGACGCCTACAACCGCACCGGCGAGGGCCTGCACAAGTTCACCGACCCGGTGGATGGCAAGGACTACCTGTACACCCAGTTCGAGCCGGCGATGGCGATGAAGGTGTTCGCCGGCTTCGACCAGCCGGATTTGAAGGCCACCTACAAGGTCAGCGTGAAGGCGCCGGAGCGCTACACGGTGATCCTCAACGAAGCCGCCACCCGCACAGGCAACGGCGACGGCACCTCCACCTGGACCACGGTGATCGACTACCCGCTGTCGACCTACCTCATCGCCATCTGCGCCGGCGAGTTCGAGCGCATCTCCGACACCTACGACGCCGGCGACGGCAGGACGATCGAGCTCGGCCTGTACGCGCGCGCCAGCCTGATCCCCCACATGGATTCGGAGCGCCTGTTCCGCCAGACCAAGGACGGCTTCGACTTCTACCACGCCAACTTCGGGCGCACTTACCCGTTCGGCGACAAGTACGACCAGGTGTTCTGCCCGGAGTACAACATGGGCGCGATGGAGCACGTCGGGTGCGTGACCTACCGCGACGAGTACGTGTTCACCTCCGAGCCCACCCCGTACCGCCTGGAGCGCCGCAACGACACCATCTTGCACGAGATGGCACACATGTGGTTCGGCGACCTGGTGACCATGCAGTGGTGGGACGACCTGTGGCTCAACGAGTCGTTCGCCACCTGGTCCGCGGCCACCGCGCAGACGGCGATCGGCGAGTACGCGGATGCGTGGACCACTTTCGCGTCCGTGGAGAAGGCGTGGGCGTACCAGCAGGACCAGCTGCCGTCGACGCACCCGATCGCGGCGGACGCGCCGGACATTGAGACCGCGGAGCAGAACTTCGACGGCATCACCTACGCGAAGGGTGCCAGCGTGCTGAAGCAGCTGCAGGCGTACGTGGGCTACGAGGAGTTCTTCGCAGGGGTGCGGCGCCACTTCGACAACCACGCCTACTCCAACGCCACCTTCGACGACCTGCTGGGCGCGCTCGAGGAGGCGTCGGGCCGTGACCTGTCGGGCTGGGCGGAAAAGTGGCTGCGCACCACGGGCCCGTCGACGCTGCGCCCGGAGATCGGCGAGGGCTTTGCGGTGCTGCAGGAGGATCCGCGCCCGCACCGTGTGCGCGTGGGGCTCTACAAGCTAATCGACGCCTCCGTCACCCGCGTCAAGCAGATCGAGACCGACATCGACGGCGAACGCACCGAACTCCCGGAGCTCGCCGGCGTCGAACACGACCTGGCGATTGTCAACGACGACGATCTGACCTACGCCAAGATGCGCCTGACGCCGGAGCACCAAAAGTTTGCGCTGGAGCACATCGGCGAGATCGAGGATCCGTTGGCGCGGACTGTGATTTGGTCGTCGCTGTGGGAGTCGGTGCGCGACGGCGAGCTGGCCGCCCGCGAGTTTGTGAAGCTGGTCGCCGCCCACGCCCCAAGCGAAACACACCCGAGTGTGCAGGAGCGCCTGCTGGCGCAGGCAACGCAGGCGGTGCGCCAGTACGTCGACCCCGCCTGGCAGGGCGAGGGCATGGACTTGCTCAACGCCGCCTTCCGCGGCGCGCAGCCGGCCGCCATCTTCGACCGCGCGCTGGCACGCCTGACCCCCACCGAGGACACCGTCACGTACTTCAAGGAGCTGCTTGAGCGCTCGGATAACCAGGAGGTGCGCTGGCTGGCCATCACCAACCTCATCGCCGCCGGCGCCCTGCCACTGGAAGCGGCGGAGAAGGAGCAGGACAACACGTCGGAGGGCGCGATTTCACGTTTGCGGGCGAGAGCTGTCGTCGATAAGCGATGGGCTTGGCAGAAGCTCGTCGAAGACGACCTGACCAACCTCGAAGCCCGCTACCTCATGGACGGCCTGACGTTCACCTACGACGGGCTCGAGGGCCTGACCGACGAGTACTTCCGCCAAGCCCCTGCGCTGTGGGATCGCCTCACCAACGAGATGGCGCAGCGCACCCTCGAGGGCATGTACCCGCGCTGGGATGTCACCGCGGCGGCCGTGGACAAGGCAAATGCGCTGCTGGGTGGGGACGCCCCGGCCGGGTTGAAGCGCGTCATCGCCGAGGGCCAGGACCGCATCGCCCGCGCGGTGCGCAACCGCGAGGTCGACGCTACAAGCGCGTAA